From Brassica napus cultivar Da-Ae chromosome A3 unlocalized genomic scaffold, Da-Ae chrA03_Random_15, whole genome shotgun sequence:
TGTCATAACATTTATTCTGCACGTATGGAGCAAGATCCTTTAACCTCGGACCTGCCTTTTCTGAATCAAAGAAGCTTAGGAGGTCTTCTAAAACATTCTGGCAGCGGTGATCAACTGCATCTCTGATTTGGCTAACTTCAGGACCAAAGTACGCCGTTAGACAACTTTGGAAGTCGCTTTCTTCAGGTGACGTTTTGTTTCCGGCAATAAAACCAGGTTTCCTAGCGTTAGGCTCGATGAACCAGACACCACCACCTGTAGAAGGTCTGTTTAAGTATGCTTGGAAGTTGATCTTCTCATCAGTGATCTCGCTAAAAGCACGAACCGACTCTGCCACATTGACAGCTTTAGCCAATTCCTCAAATCTAGAGTCAATAATGCATTTCATTCTTTCCACAAAGGCCTCCTCAAATATTTCATCCCACAGGTTCAAATCGTCGTCCAGAACAAGCTCCCGGATTCTATTCCAAGGTAGCTCTATCTCAGACCCAAAAACACTTTTAAGCCAATCTAAACTACCACTCAATACCTCTTTACTATCCATGGTCTCCCTTATCAACTTTTCCGCTGATCCAAGCTCTGCACCAGTAACAATAGCTTCAATCAAACGCTTCCCACTAACCTTACCAACAATATGTCCACCGCATTCCCTCAACCATGCCAGACACGCCTTAGAAATATCAACTTTCTCAAAAATAACCATAACAGATTCCAAATTATCTCTAAACAATTTCCACAACGCAACCTCCTCTTTCGGATTCGGAATCCCACCAAACAGCTGAGAAGCCGGAGGTGTACTCAAAATCGTCTTATAAAACAGAGGCATATCAGTCAACGCTTGCAAAAAAAGCTCACCAACTTGTCCCACAGTAACCTGAACCACACTCAACACATCACAAAACACCGAAACAACACTCCCAGCATCATCACCACTACAAGCATTCAACTTTTGCAGAACCCAAGTCTTCCTCGAGTCGAGAAACAACTCAAGAACCTCCTTCGGATCAAGCTCATCAACCACTGCTACAGCAGTTAACGCGTCCACGTAATCCCCCAACCCCAAACCCGGATCAAGAAGCCGTTCGTGGCTCCTCTGAGAAATCTGAGCCTTGAAGCCCTCCACAATCTGCCACTGATGCTCAAGCAACGGAAAATTAGCCAACAGTTTACTCTGATCCACCTCCTCCAACTTAACAAGTCTCTGCTGCACGTGCTGAGCACGCATGTACCTCCCAGCAGCTTCTAGAAACATGGACTCGTCGAGGCAGCCCCATATATTCTCCGGAGTATCCACCAGATACTTGACCCGACACGCGATCCCATACACATTGACTCGGGCCGGGTCAGTGATAGCGAGCGCGGGGGTTTTCGCTTCCGACGAGGAGGAGAGCGATCGAATGTTGCCGTGGATCGAGCTGATGTTCGCCGAGATCGACTCGCAGAGCGACTTCATGTGAACGATCGAGTCAGCCGAGTCGATTAGATCTCGGTACCGAGTCCCGACGAGTTGCCGGAGCTCCTCCTTCTTGTCCTCGATGTTCTTCCTAGTCGCCGACTCAACGCTACGGATCTCCGACATCGGTTTGGTGCGGAGGAGGGACTCAGCGTCTCTTTGACCGCTGCTTCCGAGCGAAACGGCGGCAGAAGCCGATGACATTCTCATGGTTTGTTTTTCTCCGGCGTGTTCTCTCTAGATTCTAGCAATGCATTCCACTGAGTTGAAGGAGGAGAGAAACGGAGCGGATCTGATCGGATCTAGAGATGCTTTTGCTCGGATTCTGAAGTAGATTCCCGGAATCAAGATCTAGTTTTGTAGTTTCTGTGCACTGAGTTTCTGCCATTGCTGTGGAACGAACACGACGAGAGATTAAGCGTTTTAACAAATTACATATTTACCCCGGTTTGGGTTTCGCAGTAGAAGAATTCTAATCGGAAGCTAACCGGTCCGGTTTGGTAAGTCATAGCGAGGATCATTAAATCTGGGGACTATTGTAATGTTTACCATAATAAAGGGGCAattagataaattaaataaataaattaatggaTGAAATTG
This genomic window contains:
- the LOC111204319 gene encoding conserved oligomeric Golgi complex subunit 1-like — encoded protein: MRMSSASAAVSLGSSGQRDAESLLRTKPMSEIRSVESATRKNIEDKKEELRQLVGTRYRDLIDSADSIVHMKSLCESISANISSIHGNIRSLSSSSEAKTPALAITDPARVNVYGIACRVKYLVDTPENIWGCLDESMFLEAAGRYMRAQHVQQRLVKLEEVDQSKLLANFPLLEHQWQIVEGFKAQISQRSHERLLDPGLGLGDYVDALTAVAVVDELDPKEVLELFLDSRKTWVLQKLNACSGDDAGSVVSVFCDVLSVVQVTVGQVGELFLQALTDMPLFYKTILSTPPASQLFGGIPNPKEEVALWKLFRDNLESVMVIFEKVDISKACLAWLRECGGHIVGKVSGKRLIEAIVTGAELGSAEKLIRETMDSKEVLSGSLDWLKSVFGSEIELPWNRIRELVLDDDLNLWDEIFEEAFVERMKCIIDSRFEELAKAVNVAESVRAFSEITDEKINFQAYLNRPSTGGGVWFIEPNARKPGFIAGNKTSPEESDFQSCLTAYFGPEVSQIRDAVDHRCQNVLEDLLSFFDSEKAGPRLKDLAPYVQNKCYDSVSAILADVDKELESLCAAMKKGNNDSEAIPPAIIIEKSLFMGRLLFALLNHSKHVPLILGSPRLWCRETMNAVSDKLSSLLRQPRFGSNTPGAADSPGKQLHADLRKQSSLAVAALLKADEKTSPKFEELNKTMRDLCIKAHTLWIQWLSEELSAIFLRDLTIDDGLSATTPLRGWEETIVKEEQGESELKISLPSLPSLYIISFLCRASEEIHRIGGHVLDKSILQKFASSLLEKIIIIYEDFLSAREANEPQISEKGVLQILLDLRFASDILSGGDTSTNVEIQPKITMNRSAFRRKQGQQQTKSVNRGRIDGVISQLTQKLDPIDWLTYEPYLWENEKQSYLRHAVLFGFFVQLNRMYTDTSQKLPSNSESNIMPCSTVPRFKYLPISAPALSSRSTNKVSTPVTSNESSSRNSWNAFTNGELSQTSDLEDDSSFGVASPFLKSFMQAGSRFGSILSDGQVGIFKDRSAAAMSTFGDIIPSQAAGLLSSFTTTRYE